tccagtgTCCGCCTGGTCGGAAGTTGGGCCTCCAGTAGCGCACCCCCAATCTCTATGAGAACAAGCACCGGCAAGCGCGGTTGCAATAATTGCAATCAACATACAGCCAGACTGAAGTGCGTGTACTGAACGGGCGCCGGTGTGATCCAGAACGAGTCCGCCACGACACGAGTTAAATTGCAGGTGACCACCAAGACCCCGTAGCGCGGCTGCCAAGTCTTTCAGTTCTTAAAATGATGATTTTCTTACCGAGCACTCAGGGGAAAGCGCAGGTTTCCGAACCGGCctgcggtgcggtgggcgCATGTGTCGAAGCTGTCTGATGCCAACCCACTTCGCAATTCCGGTAGTGTGCATACGAGAGCAATACTGCCTCGCATGGGCATGTTATCATGAGGAGCGACTGCGACGGTAATCTTCGGACAGCAGAGTCGGCGTGGGCCCGCCGAACACCCGTTCCAGTGTTCCACGCTGGAGAAGTGGTCCTTAACATCCTTACTTCATGTTACACCCTCGAAGCATGCCAATCCGCCCCGGGCCCCTATGTGACCTTTGGAAACGCCAAGATCCTTTTACACAAAGTTGTGGCCAAGGACCCCTCGCCTCGAGCTCAGCGGAGGCGCCGTGCTTTGAGCACCACGCGTGCGTTCCTCACGCGCATTTGCAATAGGAGCAGATTGTCTCGCCTGACCAGGTTGCCAaccgcgtgcacacacatactAAACAAAACACAGCAGCTGCTAGCGCCTCAGCCTGcggcccggcaccagccccccATCGGCCCAAACAGCCCGCGCGCCGTGCGCCCACGGCGGCAGAGCGCCCCAAGCAGACGCCAGAGCCCGCggaccccagcccccgccgagACGCAAACCCCAACCGCGGCCACACGACGCAAAAGCCTGGACGGCAGCGAAAGCACAAAACCCATCATCATTCTCCGACAGTAGCGCCAGACGCAGGGCCTGTCGCCGGCAAGCTTTCCAGGGGCGACGCCGTTTAGGCGGTCTTGGTCTGCTTCTGCACGGTGATCCAGCGGGCGAACAGGTCGTAGTCGTCGCCGGCGTAGTCCGACTCCACCAGCatctgcgtgtgtgttgtggaaTGGAGAGCGCGGGGAGGTCAGTTTGAGGCGCAAGCCGGCGCTgccatgcagcagccccacggcccTGCAGTAGCTGCGGCCGAGAAGCctcggcgccagccccagcggccccaacCCAAAGCCCGTATGCTGCCACTGACAGCACAatacagcagcagtagcagcaaccgAACAACTCACGTTCTTGTAGAACTTCTTGCCGATGGCCTTGATGGCCTTGTCCTTCTGGCCGCCGGTCTTCTCGCCCTTGGCGATCTTGGCCAGCTTCTCGCTGCGCTTGGCGGCCTTCTTGGTGGAGCGGGTGATCTCCACGCGGCGGGCCACCTGGGTGGTGTggcgaggcgggtgtgggcgggggcccGGGATTAGAAATACAGCCAGGTAGCTCGGGTGCCTCTATGTCGCTCCTGTGCCTCAAGCCTCAAGGTCAAGGAAGAAGGCTGTGTGTGCGAGAAGCTGCAGCACACCAACCCAAGCGATACCAGCCCTACGCACGCGTGCCCGCATCCCCATATCGCCCGCTTCAACCACACATCCACAGCCCCGGAACCGCATCCGCCCACCTTGGCGTAGGGGTTGAGCTTGAGCATGGCGCCCAGGTTGCGCAGGGGGTTCTTCTTGAGCGGCGCGTGCTTGGGGCCGGCGCTCTTGGCGGGCCGGACAGCCGACTGGATCTCGTCGCTGTTGATCAGGCGGGCCAGGTCGCCGTTGGCCAtgcaggcgcggggcagctgcgTTTTCATGGGTAGAGAGTGGGAGAGACAGAGAGCGAGGAAACTGTTAATGGGATGGCCAACGGTTGTTGGGTCGCTACTGACCCGGAACGATGCGCACCGGCATTGGATACGCCACACTGGGTACTGCCTCTGCCGTCATCCcaacacccaccaccaccggtcCCACCCAGATCCCCGTGCCCCACCAACCCATCCCCACTCCGCTCCCGCCTCTTCCCCACCTCACCTTGTAGCCCTTCTTCTGCTCGCtctcggtggtggcggtgccgaaCACCTTGTCCAGCTTCTCGAAGGCCGACTTGGACCAGATGCAGAAGCGGCCCAggtggccgccgggggccagctgcagcaggttcAGGCGGTCCACGGAGGTCACCTCCACGCCGGGCAGGTTGCGGAAGGCCTTGGAGATGCCCTCGTCGTTGGCGAAGACAACCAGGGGGCCCTTGCGCATCACGTAACGCCGGTTGCGCATCTTGCCTGGGGGCGGATGGGAGAGAGCAGGTGTTGTTAAGCGTTGGAAGGGGTGTCAGGCATTGGTTTGCCGGGAACTGGTGCCCCGGAGGAAGCGATGAGCGGGTGCCGAAAGTGGTGGCGCTGAGGCGCGGCGGTCAGGACCCAGGCCGTGCGCGCTCatcgtggccggcggcgcacgcggaaGCTGTTGTAGCCGCCGCGGAACAGGGCTGGCTGCTGATTCAACCCATGCAGTgcccggctggctggctggctgcctgcTGGTCCCACAGCTGTGGAGGTTGCTGTGGCTGGTCCCCGCAGTCTGCCTCTGCCAGCGAGGGCTGCCCCCttggcccctgcccccaagcGGAAGCGCCTCTGGGCGCTCCGAGTCCCG
The genomic region above belongs to Chlamydomonas reinhardtii strain CC-503 cw92 mt+ chromosome 9, whole genome shotgun sequence and contains:
- a CDS encoding ribosomal protein L4 — translated: MAAAIPMVEVHSIETGEKAAQVALPAVFTAPIRPDIVRTIHTNMAKNKRQAYAVFMKAGHQTAAESWGTGRAVSRIPRVPGGGTHRAGQGAFGNMCRGGRMFAPTKVWRRWHRKINVNQKRYAVVSALAASALPALVMARGHKIEQVPMVPLVLDDAVEGVKKTSKALEILKKIGALPDVEKSKDSKSLRAGKGKMRNRRYVMRKGPLVVFANDEGISKAFRNLPGVEVTSVDRLNLLQLAPGGHLGRFCIWSKSAFEKLDKVFGTATTESEQKKGYKLPRACMANGDLARLINSDEIQSAVRPAKSAGPKHAPLKKNPLRNLGAMLKLNPYAKVARRVEITRSTKKAAKRSEKLAKIAKGEKTGGQKDKAIKAIGKKFYKNMLVESDYAGDDYDLFARWITVQKQTKTA